One Streptomyces fagopyri DNA window includes the following coding sequences:
- a CDS encoding amidohydrolase family protein, which translates to MADDNAGAPTPYAPAAPGTVAVYRGATLFDGTGGPLRPSTTIVIDGPVIRAVGDDRAIGADLPADAEVHDLDGRFVVPGLIDSHQHLATPPDRPAAEAVLRRLAFGGVTAVRDMADDLRHVGDLARATLVGEIPGPDIRYAALMAGPGFFDDPRTHQVTRGATPGEVPWMQAVTADTDLPLAVAMARGTHASAIKIYADLDRDTVAAITAEAHRQGIHVWAHATVFPATPGDLVAAGADSLSHVTLLPFEAVEDRLISYRDKPPVDHARFTSGDDPRLAALFARMRERGTVLDATAGMWLSDLLAGDTPESAARARADVELAAALTAQAHRSGVAISTGTDYETDPGAPFPALYEELDFLVRRCGIPAGQVLHSATLVGARSAGAEDVMGSVEAGKLANFAVLDENPLDDVGNLRSITLTVKRGRRFERTEFGRTDPEGSR; encoded by the coding sequence ATGGCGGACGACAACGCGGGCGCACCGACCCCCTACGCCCCCGCGGCGCCGGGCACGGTCGCGGTCTATCGCGGTGCCACTCTGTTCGACGGCACCGGCGGCCCCCTCCGGCCCTCGACGACGATCGTCATCGACGGCCCGGTCATCCGCGCCGTCGGCGACGACCGCGCGATCGGTGCCGACCTGCCCGCCGACGCCGAGGTCCACGACCTCGACGGACGCTTCGTCGTACCAGGACTGATCGACTCCCACCAGCACCTCGCCACCCCGCCCGACCGGCCGGCCGCCGAGGCGGTGCTGCGCCGGCTCGCCTTCGGCGGCGTCACGGCCGTCCGTGACATGGCCGACGACCTGCGCCACGTGGGCGATCTCGCCAGAGCCACCCTGGTCGGCGAGATCCCCGGCCCGGACATCCGGTACGCCGCCCTGATGGCAGGGCCGGGATTCTTCGACGATCCGCGCACCCACCAGGTCACCCGGGGCGCGACCCCCGGCGAGGTGCCGTGGATGCAGGCCGTCACCGCGGACACGGACCTTCCGCTGGCCGTGGCGATGGCGCGCGGCACCCACGCGTCCGCCATCAAGATCTACGCGGACCTGGACCGTGACACGGTCGCCGCCATCACCGCCGAGGCGCACCGCCAGGGCATCCACGTCTGGGCCCACGCGACGGTCTTCCCGGCGACACCCGGCGACCTCGTCGCGGCCGGCGCCGACAGCCTCTCGCACGTCACCCTGCTGCCCTTCGAGGCGGTCGAGGACCGGCTCATCAGCTACCGCGACAAGCCGCCCGTCGATCACGCCCGGTTCACCTCGGGGGACGACCCCCGGCTGGCCGCGCTCTTCGCGCGCATGAGGGAACGCGGTACGGTCCTGGACGCGACCGCCGGGATGTGGCTGAGCGATCTCCTGGCCGGTGACACTCCCGAGTCCGCGGCCCGCGCGCGGGCCGACGTGGAGCTCGCCGCGGCCCTCACCGCCCAGGCCCACCGGTCGGGCGTCGCGATCTCCACCGGCACGGACTACGAGACCGACCCAGGGGCCCCCTTTCCCGCTCTCTACGAGGAGCTCGACTTCCTCGTCCGCCGCTGCGGCATCCCGGCCGGCCAGGTACTCCACTCGGCGACGCTCGTGGGCGCCCGGAGCGCGGGCGCCGAGGACGTCATGGGCAGCGTCGAGGCGGGCAAGCTCGCCAACTTCGCGGTCCTGGACGAGAATCCGCTGGACGATGTGGGAAATCTGCGGAGCATCACACTCACCGTCAAGCGTGGACGCCGCTTCGAGCGCACCGAGTTCGGGCGCACCGACCCCGAGGGATCCCGATGA
- a CDS encoding dipeptidase, whose translation MTDTPMIINALGQLDNPNAPASVDAAAQLNPSSEQLTIDKKTLADAHASGLTAVNITLGYTMGDLPPYEHTLHEIAVWDALVRDHSADLTKVLTAADIRRARAEGRIGVIYGFQNAVAVGDDTGRIATFADLGVRVVQLTYNQANHIGDGSMAPENRGLSDFGHRVVDALNERHVMVDLSHSGERTCLDAAAYSRQPVSVNHTGCRALADLPRNKTDEELRLVASRGGFVGIYFMPFLSLSGHARAEDVVDHIAHAVNVCGEDHVGIGTDGTVTSIDDLDAYRAHLAEHVALRREAGVGAAGERADTLPFVIDLRGVNQFRELIRLLEARGYGSRRIEKILGTNFLDYAERVWTPVTGSSRS comes from the coding sequence ATGACCGACACTCCGATGATCATCAACGCGCTCGGGCAGCTGGACAACCCCAACGCCCCCGCCTCGGTGGACGCCGCCGCCCAGCTGAACCCGTCCAGCGAGCAACTCACCATCGACAAAAAGACCTTGGCGGATGCCCACGCCTCGGGCCTGACCGCGGTCAACATCACGCTCGGCTACACGATGGGCGATCTCCCTCCGTACGAGCACACCCTCCACGAGATCGCCGTGTGGGACGCGCTCGTCCGGGACCACTCCGCCGACCTCACCAAGGTCCTCACCGCCGCCGACATCCGCCGCGCCCGCGCCGAGGGCAGGATCGGCGTCATCTACGGCTTCCAGAACGCGGTGGCCGTGGGTGACGACACCGGGCGGATCGCGACCTTCGCCGACCTCGGGGTGCGCGTCGTCCAACTCACCTACAACCAGGCCAATCACATCGGCGACGGTTCGATGGCACCGGAGAACCGGGGCCTGAGCGACTTCGGGCACCGTGTCGTCGACGCGCTGAACGAGCGGCACGTCATGGTCGACCTCTCCCACAGCGGGGAGCGCACCTGCCTGGACGCCGCCGCGTACTCCCGGCAGCCCGTCTCCGTCAACCACACGGGCTGCCGCGCCCTCGCCGACCTGCCCCGCAACAAGACCGACGAGGAGCTGCGTCTGGTCGCCTCCCGCGGTGGATTCGTGGGCATCTACTTCATGCCGTTCCTCTCGCTGTCCGGGCACGCCCGCGCGGAGGACGTCGTCGACCACATCGCGCACGCCGTGAACGTGTGCGGTGAGGACCACGTGGGCATCGGCACCGACGGAACGGTCACCTCGATCGACGACCTCGACGCCTACCGCGCCCACCTCGCCGAGCACGTCGCCCTGCGCCGCGAGGCCGGTGTCGGCGCGGCCGGCGAGCGCGCCGACACCCTGCCCTTCGTCATCGACCTGCGCGGTGTGAACCAGTTCCGGGAACTGATCCGTCTGCTGGAGGCCCGCGGATACGGTTCGCGTCGCATCGAGAAGATCCTCGGTACGAACTTCCTCGACTACGCCGAGCGGGTCTGGACGCCGGTCACCGGCTCGTCCCGTTCGTGA
- a CDS encoding group III truncated hemoglobin, protein MAPDHDLSDRDDVSALVDEFYRRAFTDPLIGPVFTDVARMDLAAHLPVMCDFWETVLFRAGLYRRNALLVHVRLHRLAPLEAEHFARWLALWTDTVDRLFSGPKAELTKRQAERIGGSLLRRVQGADAGEVISFHRVRPTPHEEPPAVTGRPAPHPGWRT, encoded by the coding sequence ATGGCTCCCGATCATGACCTCTCGGACCGCGACGACGTGTCCGCCCTGGTCGACGAGTTCTACCGGCGGGCTTTCACGGACCCGTTGATCGGGCCGGTGTTCACCGACGTCGCCCGCATGGATCTGGCCGCCCACCTGCCGGTGATGTGCGACTTCTGGGAGACGGTCCTCTTCAGGGCGGGCCTCTACCGCCGCAACGCCCTGCTGGTTCATGTGCGACTGCACCGGCTCGCCCCTTTGGAGGCCGAACACTTCGCGCGCTGGCTGGCCCTGTGGACGGACACCGTGGACCGTCTGTTCAGCGGCCCGAAGGCCGAGCTGACCAAACGCCAGGCCGAGCGGATCGGCGGATCGCTGCTGCGCAGGGTCCAGGGCGCGGACGCCGGAGAGGTGATCTCCTTCCACCGGGTGAGACCCACCCCGCACGAAGAACCGCCGGCCGTCACAGGTCGCCCTGCACCACACCCCGGGTGGAGAACGTGA
- a CDS encoding GntR family transcriptional regulator, with amino-acid sequence MEIDPAASRALLKREKVRDAVLELIEERRPGDAIPSERALCAELGVSRPTLRAAVDQLVLAGLLVREHGRGMFVAGEKITQELVPDRRTFSLPQAAGTWTSRLLEFSTQRAGARVGRKLRISPAAEIRYVARLRLVDGSPMAIEYLHVPADLAPDLTRHELENGDLYQHLEDRHGVQVSEAVQAIEPTVVTRGEADLLDVPELSPALLFERLTSDTRNRPVEYVHSIYRGDRYRIVSRLALGPRAEHPSPPDGHHPGIPPGDFMPGGPVTFSTRGVVQGDL; translated from the coding sequence ATGGAGATCGACCCGGCCGCCTCCCGTGCGCTGCTGAAGCGTGAGAAGGTGCGCGACGCCGTCCTCGAACTGATCGAGGAGCGCCGTCCGGGTGACGCGATTCCCTCCGAGCGCGCCCTGTGCGCCGAACTCGGCGTATCCAGGCCCACGTTGCGGGCGGCGGTGGACCAACTGGTCCTCGCCGGACTGCTCGTGCGCGAGCACGGTCGCGGCATGTTCGTGGCGGGCGAGAAGATCACGCAGGAACTGGTCCCGGACCGCAGGACCTTCAGCCTTCCCCAGGCCGCGGGCACCTGGACCAGCCGACTCCTCGAATTCAGCACGCAGCGGGCCGGTGCGCGGGTGGGCCGCAAGCTGCGCATCTCGCCCGCGGCGGAGATCCGCTACGTGGCACGTCTGCGGCTGGTCGACGGTTCCCCGATGGCCATCGAGTACCTCCACGTCCCGGCGGACCTGGCGCCGGACCTCACCCGGCACGAACTGGAGAACGGCGATCTGTACCAGCACCTCGAAGACCGCCACGGAGTCCAGGTCAGTGAGGCGGTGCAGGCGATCGAGCCCACGGTGGTGACCCGCGGCGAGGCGGACCTGCTCGACGTGCCGGAGCTGTCACCGGCTCTCCTCTTCGAGCGTCTCACCTCGGACACCCGCAACCGGCCGGTGGAGTACGTGCACTCGATCTACCGGGGCGACCGGTACCGCATCGTCTCCCGGCTGGCGCTCGGTCCGCGCGCCGAACACCCCTCCCCGCCCGACGGTCATCACCCCGGCATCCCGCCGGGGGACTTCATGCCGGGCGGGCCCGTCACGTTCTCCACCCGGGGTGTGGTGCAGGGCGACCTGTGA
- a CDS encoding cellulose binding domain-containing protein, translating to MRTRPPAGRGRVALALSALLGSTVLAALPMTVTASAAADGVAVQYRTSAAGATADQSEPWFKVRNTGSSTVQLSQVKIRYYFKADSASASYRFACSWAVKGCANITGTFGVLAHPTATADRYLEVGFTSGAGSLAAGADTSDMQLRFYQSNWQTLNQADDYSFNPSQTSYADWNKVTAQLAGTTVWGTAPDGNDPTDPTDPTDPTDPPGGGQSLFDDFNYASYTDPAIAAHGWNIRSNSGGPGVPGAGWDPSKVTFPTASGNTVMNLETSTAGTAESTRQTEVVSRSTKFKNGTYAARVKFSDTPKSGPDGDHLVQTFFTINDLKAPMADDYSEYDFEYLPNGGWGESGNILYTTSWETYNPDPWQAVNQHTEGRQSYAGWHDLVLTIDNSSIKYYIDGQLFGTHDAQYLPERPMSINFNQWLIDLAGQTSTTARAYDEQVDYVLHVKDQVLTPAQVAAKVAAYRTAGTRFVDEVPAS from the coding sequence ATGAGAACCCGTCCCCCCGCCGGCCGCGGCCGTGTGGCCCTGGCGCTGTCGGCACTGCTGGGCAGTACCGTCCTGGCCGCCCTCCCCATGACCGTGACCGCCTCCGCCGCGGCCGACGGTGTCGCCGTTCAGTACCGCACCAGCGCCGCCGGGGCCACCGCCGATCAGAGCGAGCCCTGGTTCAAGGTACGCAACACCGGTTCCTCCACCGTCCAGTTGAGCCAGGTGAAGATCCGCTACTACTTCAAGGCGGACTCGGCGAGCGCCTCCTACCGATTCGCCTGTTCCTGGGCGGTCAAGGGGTGTGCCAACATCACGGGCACGTTCGGCGTACTGGCCCACCCCACCGCCACCGCGGACCGCTACCTGGAGGTCGGCTTCACCTCGGGGGCCGGATCACTGGCGGCGGGCGCCGACACCAGCGACATGCAACTCCGCTTCTACCAGTCCAACTGGCAGACCCTGAACCAGGCGGACGACTACTCCTTCAACCCCTCCCAGACCTCGTACGCGGACTGGAACAAGGTCACCGCGCAGCTCGCCGGCACCACCGTGTGGGGCACGGCACCCGACGGCAACGACCCCACGGATCCCACCGACCCCACGGACCCGACCGACCCGCCCGGCGGAGGCCAGAGCCTGTTCGACGACTTCAACTACGCGTCGTACACCGACCCCGCCATCGCCGCCCACGGCTGGAACATCCGCTCCAACTCCGGCGGTCCCGGGGTCCCGGGCGCCGGCTGGGACCCTTCCAAGGTCACCTTCCCCACCGCTTCCGGCAACACGGTGATGAACCTGGAGACCTCAACCGCGGGCACCGCCGAGTCCACCAGGCAGACCGAAGTCGTCTCCAGGAGCACGAAGTTCAAGAACGGCACCTACGCGGCCCGGGTGAAGTTCTCCGACACCCCCAAGTCGGGGCCGGACGGCGACCACCTCGTGCAGACCTTCTTCACCATCAACGACCTCAAGGCCCCGATGGCCGACGACTACTCCGAGTACGACTTCGAGTACCTGCCCAACGGCGGCTGGGGCGAGAGCGGCAACATCCTGTACACCACGTCCTGGGAGACGTACAACCCCGACCCCTGGCAGGCCGTCAACCAGCACACCGAGGGCCGTCAGAGCTACGCCGGATGGCACGACCTGGTGCTCACCATCGACAACAGCAGCATCAAGTACTACATCGACGGGCAGCTCTTCGGCACCCACGACGCCCAGTACCTGCCCGAGCGCCCGATGTCGATCAACTTCAACCAGTGGCTGATCGACCTCGCAGGACAGACCTCGACCACAGCACGCGCCTACGACGAGCAGGTCGACTACGTGTTGCACGTCAAGGACCAGGTCCTCACCCCGGCCCAGGTGGCCGCGAAGGTGGCCGCGTACCGCACCGCGGGAACGAGGTTCGTGGACGAGGTCCCGGCCTCCTGA
- a CDS encoding phosphotransferase: MKVSPRPLAYERETLALRHAVPALGAGRAPQLRASNAEHLALLLTTVPGRPLRQAALSPAKEVRAHRQGGVLLARLHAAGDLSGPRRTEAEQALRAVADGAGPLLRQAGDRITSAEHGYVRGLTERLRVLPPLPLAFIHGAAGPRNLLWSRSTEQAAWIGFERARFAPAVRDFVPMSCGIWADRPDLRAACFQGYGRGLVPEERYALSALAALDAVGCLARGPALGDHEVTARGRRTLDRLMTGVFA, encoded by the coding sequence CTGAAGGTCTCGCCCCGGCCCCTGGCGTACGAGAGGGAGACCCTCGCGCTGCGGCACGCGGTCCCGGCCCTCGGAGCCGGCCGCGCACCCCAGCTGCGCGCCTCGAACGCCGAGCACCTGGCCCTGCTGCTGACCACCGTCCCGGGCCGCCCGCTCCGGCAGGCGGCCCTCTCCCCCGCCAAGGAGGTCCGGGCGCACCGCCAGGGCGGGGTCCTGCTGGCCCGGCTGCACGCGGCCGGCGACCTGTCCGGGCCCCGGCGTACGGAGGCCGAGCAGGCCCTGCGCGCCGTGGCCGACGGCGCCGGTCCGCTGCTGCGGCAGGCCGGCGACCGGATCACGTCCGCGGAGCACGGGTACGTGCGTGGTCTGACCGAGCGGCTGCGCGTCCTTCCGCCCCTGCCGCTCGCGTTCATCCACGGTGCCGCCGGGCCCCGGAACCTGCTGTGGTCCCGGTCCACGGAGCAGGCCGCCTGGATCGGTTTCGAGCGGGCCCGGTTCGCCCCGGCGGTGCGGGACTTCGTACCGATGAGCTGCGGGATCTGGGCGGACCGGCCCGACCTGCGGGCCGCGTGCTTCCAGGGATACGGCCGCGGCCTGGTACCCGAGGAGCGGTACGCGCTCAGCGCGCTGGCCGCTCTCGACGCGGTGGGCTGTCTCGCCCGGGGCCCCGCGCTCGGCGATCACGAGGTCACCGCGCGCGGACGGCGCACCCTGGACCGGCTCATGACGGGGGTGTTCGCATGA
- a CDS encoding ATP-binding cassette domain-containing protein, whose amino-acid sequence MTAPRGEKATPVVEIAGGLGRTVSLPAARDGAPQPAAPPELDYNGRRHRRAMDDATLMDMARRIPRALAQTARLAWSVDRRMAATIVGCQLLSGVATAVMLGAVARALPRLAASDPRDGLTHAWPALAVAIVAMAGGAAMWIIADWATRRLNPKIASAADLTLVDLHMRADLFAYDTEGFSDRSQAAEIGSLRAVDLADDAKTLTNGLVQLASAATVLTSLHPLLLGVLLLSVIPRGMGGVIAARIDYRVHDRTLSARTVRGMMRWWLTTADLADELRANTMRPYLHFWYRTMCDRVEGRELEGARPYLLVTLLAASLAGVFTLGMWASPAALVLAGAMSAALAGTAVVASRTAGRALNSIVRYGAVMFHHGLYLNDYYTFVDEVRSTVTARGATRVEAPRQIRFEGAGYTYPSKDAPALHPVDLTLDRGEVVALVGENGAGKSTLIRLLTGLTTAGEGAVRWDDTDLATADAESVWRHVGLVPQRTGRWPLAARENITLGQPREDGDDRIWAVANRVGMDDTLHGLPGRLDTLLARSVWGGHELSGGQWQRPACARAMYRGPAVLVLDEPTSEMDARGEHTIFRELREMAPDRITIVVTHRLDDVRMADRVVVLDQGRIREQGRFEDLVAAEGSLLGELHALSKDR is encoded by the coding sequence ATGACGGCGCCCCGCGGCGAGAAGGCCACCCCCGTCGTGGAGATCGCCGGCGGCCTCGGCAGGACGGTGTCGCTCCCCGCGGCACGCGACGGGGCCCCGCAGCCGGCCGCACCGCCCGAACTCGACTACAACGGACGCAGACACAGGCGCGCCATGGACGACGCCACGCTGATGGACATGGCCCGCCGAATCCCGCGGGCACTCGCGCAGACGGCCCGGCTGGCCTGGTCCGTGGACCGGCGCATGGCGGCCACGATCGTCGGATGCCAGCTGCTGTCCGGCGTGGCGACGGCCGTGATGCTCGGCGCCGTCGCCCGGGCCCTGCCACGGCTGGCCGCCTCCGACCCCCGCGACGGGCTGACCCACGCGTGGCCGGCCCTGGCCGTCGCGATCGTGGCGATGGCCGGCGGCGCTGCCATGTGGATCATCGCCGACTGGGCGACCCGGCGACTCAACCCGAAGATCGCCTCGGCGGCCGATCTCACCCTGGTCGACCTCCACATGCGCGCCGACCTCTTCGCCTACGACACCGAGGGATTCAGCGACCGCAGCCAGGCGGCGGAGATCGGGTCACTGCGGGCCGTCGACCTCGCCGACGACGCGAAGACCCTCACCAACGGACTCGTCCAACTGGCCTCCGCGGCGACCGTCCTCACCTCGCTGCATCCGCTGCTCCTGGGCGTGCTGCTGCTGTCCGTGATCCCGCGCGGGATGGGCGGGGTGATCGCGGCGCGCATCGACTACCGCGTCCACGACCGCACGCTCTCCGCCCGCACCGTGCGCGGCATGATGCGCTGGTGGCTGACCACCGCGGATCTCGCCGACGAGTTGCGCGCCAACACGATGCGCCCGTATCTGCACTTCTGGTACCGGACGATGTGCGACCGGGTCGAGGGCCGCGAGCTCGAAGGCGCCCGTCCGTACCTGCTCGTGACTCTGCTGGCCGCCTCACTGGCGGGGGTGTTCACCCTCGGCATGTGGGCGTCGCCGGCCGCTCTGGTACTGGCCGGAGCGATGTCCGCGGCGCTCGCGGGCACGGCGGTCGTGGCCTCCCGGACGGCGGGGCGCGCGCTCAACTCGATCGTGCGGTACGGCGCGGTGATGTTCCATCACGGCCTCTACCTGAACGACTACTACACCTTCGTCGACGAGGTCAGGTCCACGGTGACGGCCCGCGGCGCGACGCGGGTCGAGGCACCGAGGCAGATCCGGTTCGAAGGCGCCGGATACACCTACCCCTCGAAGGACGCACCGGCCCTGCACCCGGTCGATCTCACCCTCGACCGCGGTGAGGTCGTCGCCCTGGTCGGCGAGAACGGCGCCGGCAAGTCCACCCTGATCAGGCTGCTCACCGGCCTGACCACGGCCGGCGAGGGCGCTGTCCGGTGGGACGACACCGATCTGGCCACCGCGGACGCGGAATCGGTGTGGCGGCACGTCGGCCTCGTGCCGCAGCGGACCGGGCGCTGGCCGCTGGCCGCCCGGGAGAACATCACCCTCGGCCAGCCGCGCGAGGACGGCGACGACCGGATCTGGGCGGTCGCGAACCGGGTCGGCATGGACGACACCCTGCACGGACTCCCCGGCCGGCTCGACACCCTGCTGGCCCGGTCCGTGTGGGGCGGGCACGAGCTGTCCGGCGGCCAGTGGCAGCGGCCGGCCTGTGCGCGGGCGATGTACCGGGGGCCGGCCGTTCTCGTCCTGGACGAGCCGACCAGCGAGATGGACGCGCGGGGCGAGCACACGATCTTCCGCGAGCTGCGCGAGATGGCCCCGGACCGCATCACGATCGTGGTCACGCACCGGCTCGACGACGTGCGGATGGCCGACCGGGTCGTCGTGCTCGACCAGGGCCGCATCCGCGAACAAGGACGCTTCGAGGATCTCGTGGCCGCCGAGGGCAGTCTCCTGGGCGAACTCCACGCCCTCTCCAAGGACCGCTGA
- a CDS encoding LysR substrate-binding domain-containing protein gives MLDLRQLRYFVAVAEAEHVGRAAERLHISQSPLSRQIAQLEKNLGLTLFERSQQRIRLTSDGRVFLTEARALLRHADRLENLGRRLGRGEEGGLCIGYVADAMHTGILPSALRTLRDRRPGIHVALYDQESGEQFEGLRQRSLDIALVRTPPPEDDPDLNSAPLLRDPLLLVLPAGHPLAERRELTPEALDGQPWIVVGDAPDPAWRDTFVASCVASGFTPDIRLDAADPLTALGLVASGLGLALIQRSMVRGTSDGVAIRELPWDGGSVRLWAAWHRIDLRPVVAEFRETVLAGRDAV, from the coding sequence ATGCTTGACCTGCGACAACTCCGCTATTTCGTCGCCGTCGCCGAGGCCGAACACGTCGGTCGAGCCGCCGAACGGCTGCACATCTCCCAGTCACCCCTCAGCAGGCAGATCGCCCAGCTGGAGAAGAACCTGGGACTCACCCTCTTCGAACGCAGCCAGCAGCGCATCCGGCTGACCTCCGACGGCCGGGTCTTCCTGACCGAGGCGCGGGCCCTGCTGCGCCACGCCGACCGGCTGGAGAACCTCGGCCGACGGCTCGGCCGCGGGGAGGAGGGCGGCCTGTGCATCGGATACGTGGCCGACGCGATGCATACGGGCATCCTGCCCTCCGCCCTGCGCACCCTGCGCGACCGGCGGCCGGGCATTCACGTCGCGCTGTACGACCAGGAGTCGGGCGAGCAGTTCGAGGGACTGCGGCAGCGCAGCCTGGACATCGCGCTGGTACGCACCCCACCGCCCGAGGACGACCCGGACCTCAACTCGGCGCCGTTGCTGCGGGATCCGCTGCTGCTCGTACTGCCCGCCGGACATCCCCTCGCGGAGCGGCGGGAGTTGACGCCGGAAGCCCTCGACGGGCAGCCGTGGATCGTGGTGGGCGATGCCCCGGACCCGGCCTGGCGCGACACGTTCGTCGCGTCGTGCGTCGCCTCCGGCTTCACGCCCGACATCCGCCTCGACGCGGCCGATCCCCTCACCGCGCTGGGCCTGGTCGCCTCCGGCCTCGGCCTGGCGCTCATCCAGAGGAGCATGGTGCGCGGCACGTCGGACGGCGTCGCGATCCGTGAACTGCCCTGGGACGGGGGGTCCGTTCGGCTGTGGGCGGCGTGGCACCGGATCGATCTCCGGCCCGTGGTGGCCGAGTTCCGCGAAACGGTCCTCGCGGGACGGGACGCCGTGTGA
- a CDS encoding aldo/keto reductase yields MSIKSLLPGSLGFGTAPLGNMFRAIPEEEAAATVEAAWDQGIRYFDTAPFYGAGLSEIRLGDALAHHPRDAFVLSTKVGRVILDEAEDPSARDLGEKGGLFEHGRPNKMVNDYSADATLRSIEDSLKRLRTDRLDIVWVHDVAQDFYGDEWTAVYESARTGAFRVLQRLREEGVIKAWGLGVNRVEPLEITLDLDEPKPDAFLLAGRYTLLDHERALQRLLPAAAAQDVDIVVGGPYSSGILAGGTHFEYQKAPAHIIDKVERIKALAERHGVGVKSAALQFSLAHPATTAAIPGATRPGRIAEDVAALTERIPAGFWADLRAERLVAQDAPVPAAA; encoded by the coding sequence ATGAGCATCAAGTCCCTGCTGCCCGGCTCGCTCGGCTTCGGCACCGCACCGCTCGGCAACATGTTCCGCGCCATCCCGGAGGAGGAGGCGGCGGCCACCGTCGAGGCCGCCTGGGACCAGGGCATCCGCTACTTCGACACGGCACCCTTCTACGGCGCCGGCCTCTCCGAGATCCGGCTCGGCGACGCACTGGCCCACCACCCCCGTGACGCGTTCGTGCTGAGCACCAAGGTCGGCCGGGTCATCCTGGACGAGGCCGAGGATCCGTCCGCCCGTGACCTCGGCGAGAAGGGCGGCCTCTTCGAACACGGCCGTCCGAACAAGATGGTCAACGACTACTCCGCCGACGCCACCCTCCGCTCCATAGAGGACAGCCTCAAGCGCCTGCGGACGGACCGTCTCGACATCGTGTGGGTGCACGACGTCGCGCAGGACTTCTACGGAGACGAGTGGACGGCCGTCTACGAGAGCGCGCGCACCGGCGCCTTCCGCGTTCTGCAGAGGCTGCGCGAAGAGGGCGTCATCAAGGCGTGGGGGCTGGGTGTCAACCGGGTGGAGCCCCTGGAGATCACCCTCGACCTGGACGAACCGAAGCCCGACGCCTTCCTCCTCGCCGGCCGTTACACCCTGCTCGACCACGAGCGTGCCCTGCAGCGTCTGCTGCCCGCCGCCGCTGCCCAGGACGTCGACATCGTGGTCGGCGGCCCGTACAGCTCGGGAATCCTCGCCGGAGGCACGCACTTCGAGTACCAGAAGGCGCCCGCCCACATCATCGACAAGGTGGAGCGCATCAAGGCGCTGGCCGAGCGGCACGGGGTGGGGGTCAAGTCCGCCGCGCTGCAGTTCTCCCTCGCCCATCCGGCGACGACGGCCGCGATCCCCGGAGCCACCAGGCCCGGTCGCATCGCGGAGGACGTCGCCGCTCTCACCGAGAGGATCCCCGCCGGGTTCTGGGCGGATCTGCGCGCGGAGCGGCTGGTGGCACAGGACGCTCCCGTGCCCGCCGCCGCCTGA
- a CDS encoding SRPBCC family protein, with protein sequence MATTTASLDVPASPDRVWRLIGGFGSLPDWLPYIPTSELGEGGRVRRLTNEEGGVIVERLEAFDHKARTYSYSILQAPFPVTGYLSTLTVHETSRQDRARVEWSGAFTPDGIGDDEAIALFQGIYTDGLAALHRTLTPPAG encoded by the coding sequence GTGGCCACGACCACCGCGTCCCTCGACGTCCCCGCCTCGCCCGACCGCGTCTGGCGGCTCATCGGCGGCTTCGGCTCACTGCCCGACTGGCTGCCGTACATCCCCACCAGCGAACTCGGCGAAGGCGGACGCGTCCGGCGTCTCACGAACGAGGAAGGCGGCGTGATCGTCGAGCGCCTCGAAGCCTTCGACCACAAGGCCAGGACCTACAGCTACTCCATCCTCCAGGCGCCCTTCCCCGTCACCGGCTACCTCTCCACCCTCACGGTGCACGAGACCTCCCGGCAGGACAGGGCCCGCGTGGAGTGGTCCGGCGCCTTCACACCGGACGGCATCGGCGACGACGAGGCCATCGCCCTGTTCCAGGGCATCTACACGGACGGTCTCGCCGCGCTGCACCGGACCCTGACGCCGCCCGCGGGCTGA
- a CDS encoding hydrophobic protein encodes MVPLLLVLLLALVLFGAGFALKALWIVAVVVLAVWLLGFVMRSAGTGGGRGRWYRW; translated from the coding sequence ATGGTTCCCCTGCTCCTTGTTCTTCTGCTCGCTCTGGTCCTGTTCGGTGCCGGCTTCGCCTTGAAGGCCCTGTGGATCGTCGCCGTGGTCGTGCTAGCCGTCTGGCTGCTCGGTTTCGTCATGCGATCCGCCGGAACCGGTGGCGGTCGTGGCCGCTGGTACCGCTGGTAG